In one Gammaproteobacteria bacterium genomic region, the following are encoded:
- the serS gene encoding serine--tRNA ligase: MLDPHLLRTDLDGIAQQLKVRGFQLETSRIAELESQRKAIQVATQTLQAERNSRSKQIGQSKAKGEDVQPLLDAVASLGDKLKAAEQQLSGVQDEMNEILLGLPNLPHESVPAGLNEEDNVEIARWGEPTSFDFEVKDHVDLGEKLGLDFETAAKLTGSRFSTIVGPLARLHRALIQLMLDTHTGEHGYVECYVPYLVNRDSLKGTGQLPKFEEDLFYIGDDHGYYLIPTAEVPVTNMVRGEIIDDQQMPLRYAAHTPCFRSEAGSYGRDTRGMIRQHQFEKVEMVQMVRPSDSYDALEALTGHAEKILQILGLPYRKMVLCAGDMGFSATKTYDLEVWLPGQQAYREISSCSNFESFQARRMKARWRNPETGKPELLHTVNGSGLAVGRALVAILENYQQADGSVKIPAALQPYMGGVEILTPSK; this comes from the coding sequence ATGCTTGACCCACATCTGCTGCGAACTGACCTGGACGGTATTGCACAACAACTGAAAGTACGTGGTTTTCAACTGGAAACCAGCCGGATTGCTGAGCTGGAGAGCCAGCGTAAAGCGATTCAAGTGGCCACTCAAACACTCCAGGCCGAGCGAAATAGTCGCTCCAAACAGATTGGCCAGAGCAAGGCCAAAGGTGAAGATGTTCAGCCGCTGCTGGATGCTGTTGCTTCCCTTGGTGATAAATTGAAAGCAGCCGAGCAGCAGCTCAGTGGTGTTCAGGATGAGATGAATGAGATCCTCCTGGGGCTGCCCAACCTGCCCCACGAGTCGGTGCCCGCAGGCCTGAATGAAGAGGATAATGTTGAAATTGCTCGCTGGGGTGAACCCACATCATTCGATTTTGAGGTTAAAGACCATGTTGACCTGGGTGAAAAGCTGGGGCTTGATTTCGAAACAGCGGCTAAATTAACCGGCTCACGCTTCTCCACTATTGTCGGCCCACTGGCGCGTCTGCACCGCGCACTGATTCAGCTCATGCTGGATACACATACCGGCGAACACGGTTATGTGGAGTGCTACGTCCCTTACTTGGTTAATCGTGACAGTTTGAAGGGGACGGGACAGCTACCCAAGTTTGAAGAGGATCTCTTCTACATCGGCGATGACCATGGCTACTACCTGATCCCTACCGCCGAGGTGCCGGTGACCAACATGGTGCGCGGTGAGATTATCGATGATCAGCAGATGCCACTGCGCTATGCCGCACACACCCCCTGTTTTCGCAGCGAGGCAGGCTCTTATGGCCGTGACACCCGTGGCATGATTCGCCAACATCAATTTGAGAAGGTTGAGATGGTACAGATGGTGCGTCCAAGTGACTCTTACGATGCGCTTGAAGCGTTGACGGGCCACGCCGAGAAGATCTTACAGATACTTGGTTTACCCTATCGTAAAATGGTGCTTTGTGCTGGTGATATGGGTTTCTCGGCCACAAAAACCTACGATCTTGAAGTGTGGCTGCCAGGGCAGCAGGCTTACCGTGAAATATCTTCATGCTCAAATTTTGAAAGTTTTCAGGCGCGGCGAATGAAAGCGCGTTGGCGTAACCCGGAGACGGGTAAGCCCGAGTTATTACATACGGTGAATGGTTCAGGCTTGGCCGTTGGCCGCGCGTTAGTGGCTATTCTGGAAAACTATCAACAAGCCGATGGCAGTGTAAAAATACCCGCCGCGCTACAACCCTATATGGGTGGTGTAGAAATATTAACACCATCCAAATGA
- a CDS encoding DUF3592 domain-containing protein, producing MIYQLLRVCFSLLPIIMGLFILSNTLLNLNASLQAVDWPTTQGQMRSYNDGSIINYSGVNSASLQYHYRVNGVEYSSQRAAFGGGKIRDTQQLDAQSLTVYYNPINHSESVLYVGFHFSYLLHALIAIALMLLGKHLWHRLK from the coding sequence ATGATCTATCAACTATTAAGAGTCTGCTTCTCTCTCCTGCCTATCATTATGGGGTTGTTCATCCTCTCCAACACCCTGCTTAATCTAAATGCCAGCCTACAAGCGGTAGATTGGCCCACAACACAAGGGCAGATGAGAAGCTACAACGATGGCAGCATCATCAACTACAGCGGTGTAAACAGTGCCAGCCTGCAGTATCACTACCGTGTCAACGGGGTAGAATACTCAAGTCAACGCGCCGCTTTTGGTGGTGGAAAAATAAGAGATACCCAGCAGTTGGACGCACAATCGCTGACGGTTTACTACAACCCGATCAATCACAGTGAGTCGGTGCTCTATGTGGGCTTCCATTTCAGCTATCTACTGCACGCCTTGATTGCAATCGCACTTATGCTACTCGGCAAGCACCTCTGGCATCGACTCAAATAA
- a CDS encoding DUF190 domain-containing protein, producing the protein MNGETITMVRIYLSEGEAQLSTLMKRLHDWEKLRGVTVFRGISGFGGSGDIHTWSLVNLSLDLPIVVEFFDTPEKVEKAIEHLGSLVKPGHLVWWQVNVNGSP; encoded by the coding sequence ATGAACGGTGAAACCATTACCATGGTGCGTATCTATCTGAGCGAGGGAGAAGCGCAACTCTCGACACTGATGAAACGCCTGCACGACTGGGAAAAGTTACGTGGTGTGACTGTCTTTCGTGGCATCAGTGGCTTTGGCGGCTCGGGAGATATTCATACCTGGAGCTTGGTCAATTTGTCGCTGGATCTGCCGATTGTGGTTGAGTTTTTCGATACGCCGGAAAAGGTTGAAAAAGCTATCGAGCATCTCGGGTCACTGGTAAAGCCCGGTCACCTAGTGTGGTGGCAGGTTAATGTAAATGGTAGCCCTTAA
- a CDS encoding alkaline phosphatase family protein: MRIPDYQGGSIVNLVSSIRQGCGGEPGLYPALRDFSCAQLSDAKNVVLLVVDGLGYDYLTNQGHGSSLQQQLHCALDAVAPPTTAASITTFLTGVAPQQHGLTGWFTWLREVGGVVTVLPFAMRGNRSDLGANGMTPQQLFNHKPFSDQLNVASYTLMPDWLGESAFNDSLLGKSELILHRGVSDYFDKIAEVVQQDEQAKYLYAYWPQFDTLAHKYGTESKQLAKHFAKLNRGFEKLQQQLAGSQTLLLLTADHGFINTTPESRLSINDYPEIMDCLQIPLCGEPRLAYCYVQNSQQKRFVERVEQQLGHALTIHRGENLIAQGLFGLGQAHPELKHRVGEFVLEMKENYILTQRLPGEADLQMIGQHGGLSEAEMRVPLVVAYC, from the coding sequence ATGCGTATTCCTGATTACCAGGGTGGCTCCATCGTTAACCTTGTCAGCTCCATTCGCCAGGGGTGTGGCGGTGAACCGGGGTTATACCCAGCGCTGCGGGATTTCAGCTGCGCACAGCTCAGTGATGCTAAAAATGTAGTGTTGTTGGTGGTCGATGGACTCGGCTACGACTACCTCACCAATCAGGGCCACGGTAGCTCACTACAGCAACAGCTGCACTGCGCTCTAGATGCTGTGGCACCCCCCACCACCGCCGCTTCCATTACCACTTTTTTAACCGGTGTAGCGCCGCAACAGCACGGTCTGACTGGTTGGTTCACTTGGCTGCGTGAAGTGGGTGGTGTGGTGACGGTGCTCCCCTTCGCCATGCGCGGTAATCGCAGCGACCTGGGTGCCAACGGTATGACACCCCAGCAGCTGTTTAACCACAAACCTTTTTCGGATCAGCTAAACGTCGCCAGCTACACACTGATGCCGGACTGGTTGGGTGAGTCGGCATTCAACGACTCGCTGTTGGGAAAAAGTGAGCTGATACTACACCGTGGTGTGAGTGACTATTTCGATAAAATTGCTGAAGTTGTTCAGCAGGATGAACAAGCCAAATACCTCTACGCCTACTGGCCCCAATTTGACACACTGGCCCATAAATATGGCACGGAGAGTAAGCAGCTCGCCAAACACTTCGCTAAACTGAACCGAGGTTTTGAAAAGCTTCAACAGCAGCTGGCAGGTAGCCAGACACTGTTGCTGCTAACCGCCGACCACGGCTTCATTAACACTACTCCGGAGAGTCGCCTCTCGATTAATGATTACCCGGAAATTATGGATTGCCTGCAAATCCCGTTGTGTGGCGAACCACGCCTAGCCTATTGCTATGTGCAAAACAGCCAGCAGAAACGCTTTGTTGAGCGGGTAGAGCAGCAGTTAGGGCATGCGCTGACTATTCACCGGGGCGAGAACCTCATTGCACAGGGGCTGTTTGGTCTAGGCCAAGCCCACCCAGAACTAAAGCATCGGGTAGGTGAGTTTGTCTTGGAGATGAAAGAGAACTATATTCTCACCCAACGCCTACCGGGAGAAGCCGACCTGCAGATGATCGGCCAACACGGCGGCCTGAGCGAAGCTGAAATGCGCGTACCACTGGTAGTGGCTTACTGCTGA
- a CDS encoding conjugal transfer protein TraF, which yields MKKLAFAMALIIPFAAHAQPLFHPSGSNLTNGMSSNSPSVISITNNPAAAAATLTREENSTTTAIGVISSIGISTELGQVDNFSQQIDDLSTQLDRTNLTLAEGQQIESDFNDFLLLAERDGYLIINAAAHVPAMPFMINSETLGGAITLDINAAVQAYLGVLSAPLSYNAITQEMTTDSAFYIKGATVLEASVGYSRKVWNNQHGNLFAGVTGKYYQVGLSKNVIPLMDDANNDVGDTLADEFEQNQNTSTGIGIDLGVLWVANNYSLGATLANANSPRFDYGEIGNDCNLLTGSAQSNCLAAATHSNKIDLTETYTMDAQLRIEGSLHSQNKHWQLSASYDGNAVYGPVGNEMQWATLAVGYAPDNWIPGVRVGYRKNMAGSELSMATFGLTLIKGLNLDVGYGLEEVEEDGEKYPRTLAVNLGLEMRF from the coding sequence ATGAAAAAACTCGCCTTCGCCATGGCACTTATCATTCCATTTGCAGCACATGCACAACCGCTGTTTCACCCATCAGGCAGCAACTTAACCAACGGTATGAGCAGCAATAGCCCCTCCGTCATCAGCATCACCAACAACCCTGCTGCCGCCGCAGCCACCCTCACCAGAGAAGAGAACAGCACCACTACTGCAATCGGTGTAATCAGCTCGATTGGTATCTCCACCGAACTGGGCCAAGTGGATAATTTCTCACAGCAGATTGATGACCTGAGCACACAACTTGATCGAACCAACCTCACACTCGCTGAAGGCCAGCAGATCGAAAGCGATTTTAACGACTTCCTGCTTCTGGCAGAAAGAGACGGGTATTTGATCATTAATGCCGCTGCCCACGTTCCGGCCATGCCTTTCATGATTAACAGTGAAACATTGGGAGGAGCGATCACTCTCGATATTAACGCAGCTGTGCAAGCCTATTTAGGTGTTCTTTCAGCACCACTCTCATATAACGCAATAACGCAGGAGATGACGACTGACTCCGCATTCTATATAAAGGGCGCTACCGTTTTAGAGGCCAGCGTTGGCTATAGCCGAAAGGTATGGAATAATCAGCACGGTAATCTATTTGCTGGCGTTACCGGAAAATATTATCAGGTTGGGCTCAGTAAAAATGTCATTCCACTGATGGATGATGCAAACAACGATGTTGGCGATACGCTTGCAGATGAGTTTGAGCAAAACCAGAATACCTCCACAGGCATCGGCATCGATCTGGGGGTGTTGTGGGTCGCCAACAACTATAGCCTCGGCGCAACCCTCGCCAACGCCAATTCACCCCGCTTTGATTATGGCGAAATCGGTAACGACTGCAACCTATTAACCGGTAGCGCACAGAGTAACTGCCTTGCCGCAGCCACCCACAGTAACAAAATAGACCTCACCGAAACCTACACTATGGATGCCCAACTGCGTATTGAAGGCTCACTCCACTCTCAAAACAAACATTGGCAACTCAGTGCCTCATATGATGGTAATGCCGTATACGGCCCGGTGGGTAATGAGATGCAGTGGGCCACCCTGGCGGTTGGCTACGCCCCTGACAACTGGATTCCAGGTGTTCGTGTAGGTTATCGTAAAAATATGGCTGGCAGCGAGCTGAGCATGGCAACCTTTGGCCTCACGTTAATAAAAGGGCTTAATCTCGATGTCGGCTATGGTCTGGAAGAGGTTGAAGAGGATGGCGAAAAATACCCGCGCACCTTGGCAGTAAACCTTGGACTCGAGATGCGCTTCTGA
- the crcB gene encoding fluoride efflux transporter CrcB produces MNQIIAIAVGGATGALLRFWVSGWVYAQMGRGFPYGTLVVNVLGSLLMGFLYVWLIERTALSPEWRAALLVGLLGAFTTFSTFSIESIALIESGELAKAVLNVLLSVILCIAAAWVGMIAGRQL; encoded by the coding sequence ATGAATCAGATAATAGCCATTGCTGTGGGGGGTGCTACCGGTGCGCTGCTGCGCTTTTGGGTCTCCGGCTGGGTTTACGCTCAAATGGGTCGCGGTTTTCCCTACGGTACTTTGGTGGTGAATGTGCTGGGTTCATTGCTGATGGGTTTTCTCTATGTTTGGTTGATAGAGCGCACTGCACTATCGCCAGAGTGGCGAGCCGCACTGCTGGTTGGTTTGCTGGGTGCGTTTACCACCTTCTCCACTTTTTCCATCGAGAGCATTGCGCTAATAGAGAGTGGTGAACTGGCCAAAGCGGTGCTCAATGTGCTGTTGAGTGTAATATTGTGTATCGCAGCGGCGTGGGTTGGTATGATAGCGGGGAGGCAATTATGA